The DNA segment TGCAGTGCCAACAAACTGTTCGCGTCTGCATCGGCAGCTCGCCCGACGTCCAAATACATCCGCCCCAGCCGTTCCACAAACTTAGGATCACCGGCCGACAACCGGACCGCTTGTTCCATTTGCTGGACTGCTAGCTCTTTTTCGCCACGTTTCCAGTACGCTTCGGCCAGTCCCCAGTGAGCCCGATCGTCGGACTTTGAAACCTCCAGCGCATCGGTAAACAGCGATTCGGCCAGTTCCCAGCGCCCTTCGTGGATCGCTTGAAATCCCTTGCCCGACAAACTTCGCGCCGCGATTGATTGGCGACTCTCACCAAACCGACCGATCGCCCGACAACCGCCGAGGGTCAAAACAACCATCGCCGCAAGGGCAAAGCAGAATCGGATGGCGGGCGGTTTCATCAGCGGGCCAAGAAGAAAAGGAACAGTATCAGGCTAAGTACCAAAATCTACGTGGAACCGGCAAGATAAACGTCACCGCTTTGCTACCAACCATCCCAGCATTTGCATGACGAGGTTTAACATTTGCTAGCAATCAAAACGGCAGCAAGCGTAGTGATCAGCAACACGTCTTTCAAACCAAATTGCATCGTCAATCAACTTCACTCGGAGACAGCGCGGCAAAGTCAATCGTGTCCGCGAACGAATAGAACCGTTTATTCGGCGTTATCCGCTTCCGTCGCTAGCGAGACCTCAATCATCACGGGAAGGTGATCACTGGCAAACCGGCCTGCGGGCGTTAGCGGGTTCAGGGTTTGGTGAGAATGAACGTTGACCTGATCGGTGACCATGATGTGATCGATACGACGCCCATCTTCGATCGCCTCAAATCGATTGAACGTCCCCGTTGGGCCAGTGGCCGGTAACGAAGACTGGTCGCGTGCATCGCGAAGCGGAACAACGCTGCCAGATCGAAGATTCTTCAACGGGACCGAATCCACGCTCGCATTCAGATCCCCCATCACAATGACCGGAATCTTGCCCGCCTTCCTGTCGACTAATTGGGCAATTCCTTTGCCCGAATTTTCTCTTGCCAAACTACCGCGGTGATCAAAGTGCGTGTTCAGAATGTACCACTGTTTCGAATTTGAAAGATCTTCCAATAGCATCCAAGTCAACGTTCGCGGCAAGGCAGCATCCCAGCCCTTTGAACCAACGATCTCGGGTGTCTCGGAAAGCCAAAGGGTACCCTGATCGATCGCTTTGAATCGGTCTCGCCTGAACCCGATCGCAGCAAATTCGCCACCGTCCTTGCCGTCATCCCGTCCGACGCCAAACCACTGCAATTCAGGAGCGCCAGCTTTGATATCGTCCAACTGCTTTAAAACAGGCTCTTGCAATCCAACGATGTCAGCTTCGGTGATCGTAGCAATCACAGTCTCACGGCGATTGGCCCATACATCTGGGCCGTCGCTCTTATTCAAATAGCGGACATTGTAGGTCATGACCTTGATACCACTTTGCTCGTTCTTCGCAAGTTCCACACCGGGCTGCCCCCATGCAGTCGGCGCAACAACACACAGGCATAACAGCACAACAGCCATCACGCCGTCAGTAAAAAAAGCAAGTCGGTCGATCACGGTCAAATCCTTTCGAATTGGAAGAGGGAATAAAACACCATTAGAATCTAGCGCCCGTCCGAAAGCGACCTGACGGCGAAACTGCTTCGCTCGCCCAACAAAGTTCCAGCAAATCGAGTGTCGGTAAGATACCGAATTGTCAACGTAGGAGGCCAACGAAAAACATTTCCCAGAAACATCAGCACCCGACCGCACCCCAAATTTCAGAAACGGTTCGCAACCAAAGTCTTCAAGACTTTCGGCGATCTCCAAACAGGGCAAAACCCTCAGCGGCATGTCGCTCAAATACAGATTTCCATTCACAATGATTCGCAGCATGGGATTAGAACGCCCTTCAGCCTGCAGATTGGTACTGCGACATGCGTTTCAAATCTAGCCTTGCCGGCGGGCGACAACAGTTGGCCGGTGCGTGCTCCTTAGTTGCTGGCGATTACCCTCCGCTGTGCACTTGCTTGCCTGCATTCGGGGCGACACCCATCGGATCGCCTTCTTGAACGAATGAAATGCATGGCAAAAGCGAACACTCCTGTTGTTAATATCACGATCAAGACACGCATGGCCAATACTGGACAGAACTCCGTCCGCGATTCAAGCAAACCGTGCTGTATCGAAACCGAACCATTCCCAGGCACGCGAAAACTTGGAGGCCCGCCCAAACGAAAGAGCGAGTTGGCAAGTAACGGATCGGCCAAGGCAGGTGCTCGTGCAAAGATAGCCAGTTGCAACTGGACCTGGTTCCACCAAGCTCCAGATTGAAGAGTCTAAACCTTTCCATCAACAAGCACACCGATACGCTCTCCATCCACTTGGAGACTAACAAGCCGTTCAATCCGCCATTATTTACCCTTGATAAAAACCGCTAGCTGCGAGTTACGATTGAGATACGGAGAGCCGGATCGAGTGTACTGAGACTCTTTCGTTAGAAGATCGAGCAAGTACAGATTCCCTCGGCCAACGATCGCGATGCTAAGATTGCGGCCAGACGCCACTGGTCCAACCACCGACTTCACGGCCGTCCGGCATCAACGGGCAGCGTTGATATAACCCGTTCGAAAATCGATCCACCGCCGCTCCGTGTGCATGCATGCAATGGCTATTCGCCGCCCGACTTTTTCGAGGGGCTTAATGTGCAGCAGATGCGCCGTGTCGCAATATGGGCCGGTGTTTTAACAAATGCGTGCTCTGGCACGAGTGAATCGACAAGCCGTTCAAGGACAGCTTTGCCCATAACCTGATGTTCCGGGTCGCGGCCTCGAAACAGAACCGACACACTTACATCGTTTTGCTTTCGCAGGAGTGAAATGACGCGGTGTAGTTGGTCGCCCAAATCCATGTCTTCGGATTCAGGACGAATCCGAACTTCTTTAGTCTTTGCAGTGCTCGTCTTGATCGACGGTCGTTGCGATTCGTGCCCTTCTTCGCCGATCGGCCAAGCGAGCGCGTTACAGTTTGGGCAGCAGGCATCTCCAGCAAGCGAACGATTGAGCCGGAACTCGATTCCGCAGACATCACAACGATGCGGAATTCCTTCAGGTGTGCGGGAGGATGGCTCATTCATGGACAAGCATAAATTTTAGTTGAATCATGGCGGCGATCAGCAGGCCGGGACGGCCTAATTTCAAATTGCAAAACCTTGCAAACCTAACTTGGGTTCACCCGCATTCATCCTACTGACTTGAGCGTGCCGGAGCCAGTTTGCAGCTCAAGGCTTTGCACAAGTCAATCAAAACAGATGCGGACGCGAAGAATTCAAATTCTTGAGTTAGCGTATTTTGGCTCGGGCAATGGTCCGAGCAATGATTCCGACCGCACGAGCACTGACGAATTCGCCCCGCCGACAACACACATCAGATCAAGCTCTGTTTCAAACGCCCGACCGGTCACCGTCGCAGTGATCGGGTGCGGATCGACTAGTCAAATCCTCAGACGTCTTCTCCGGTGCATCGGACCGTTCCCAGCAAAAAGTGTTTCAGCTTTGAGCGGCATGAAAGATCGCTTGTTGCAATCCGTAAGATGCCCCCAGCAGCGCCCTTGAACCTATTCACTAGCAGCACTGCTCGCTTTCAACGCTCGAACCTCGGCCTCAAGGAGCAGAACACGATCAACCAACGCATCGATTGTCGGTTGCGCAAGGCGAGTCGAACGATAGATTCTTAGTGGGTCGTCATTACTCGGCCAGTGTGGCGGCAGGTTGGCACGTACCCGCATTTCCTCAATCTGCATGTCCATTGAAACAACGGCGGGGTGCATTCCACCGAAAAGACTAGCTTCTGAGTTGCGTTTGGCAACGAGTCCCCGAATCGTATCCGCATCTACGCTTTCTTGCACTGATGATTGATCATCCGGATCACGTGAAAACGCTTCACGTCCGCAATACACTGAGAATGCGCACGCAATCGCAGCGATGGCTAACGTTAATCCAATGATTCTTTTAGAAGCAGGCATAGAAGAACCAAAGCAGTTCAGTTAATTGATTTGAAACCTACACGCGTCGCGCGATCGTCATCCGCCACAACGCGATCGGCGTGTCGAACGAAACTCCTGGGCGGAACCAAGAGCCGATGTGCACCGCGACAGCACACCTGCACTTGGAAATGGCGTGTCCTTAATGTAAAGCTTTACGATACGACCAGAATGGTCGATAGCAAAGCGACCCGTGAACCCATCGAGCTTCCGGTCAGCATCTAGCTCATGATCGACAGGCGTTAAGTCGCGGAGGTCTATTCGTTACTCAAATATTTAGTTTCGGATTTGAATTCACCGATTTCTGTCGGTCCGGGCAAAACGGCAGCCAATCGCACGATCGAGTATCACCGAGCACCCATTGCACGAATGTGATACGATTTTGCCCAGGAAATGCGAGATAGGTTTCCGTCCAGGGATACTTCTGCGGACTGGTCTCAATCCGCTTTGCCAGCATCAACGCAAGCTCGTCCATTAATCGTTCAAGCATCCGTCCGCGCCCGTTGCCTTCGCCAGCAGACGGACGCAACAGATTGCGGTGCAAACGGCCCCAAGATTTATCGCATTGATTCGGGTCTTGCCAGACTTCCCAGCGTTCAACCGAACCAGGACGTGCAATGATGAACCAGTGGTGTTCGGCAAACCGGGCGTATCCCGGAATGCGGGCCGACCAAATGTCCAAGACAATCTTCGATTCAGGTTCGAGCATGCGTCAGTCGGATAACAAATAGCGTTTTACCATGTCGCCGCGATAGCGATGGCCAATAAAACTTGTTGAACTGAACCGCCTAGCTGACGCGGTTTGGTAGTCGGAGATTGCATCGAGTCGGCTTGCTGTTTGCTGCCGCTGACTTGATCATTCGGCTGATCTTCTCAACCACGTCTCGCTAACGGTCCGAGTCGCGTCAAATCGCGAAGCAGCAACCGAAAATCGAGGTAATGGTGCGGTGTTCATTGTCTAGCCGCCTGGCGCATCGAGCAAAAGCGAAACAGAGTAAAATCCGTGTCGCAACCCGGTGTCCGGTGTCACGACTGCGCGATTTGCACTGTCTGGCTTTCGTTTCGGGCCTTGCGATCTGACGAACGTTCTCGCCGCTTACTTCCCTTGCTTCTCTGTCGACTCATGCCCGCTACCTTTGAATCTCTTGGCATCAAATTTCTATATCCCGATAATTGGACGATCACCAATCGATCGGCCGAAGAGGGAATCGATGGAGTCACGTTTGATTTGCCTTCCGGAGGTTTCTTTAGCCTAGAACGGGCTCGCAACCTTTCGTCCAACGAAGAATTGATCGATGCAATTCAAGCGGGGATCGCGAAAGAATATGGCGAAGTGGAACGGACAAACGTTGACGTTCCTGGAGCCATAGCGGGCGAACGGACCGTTGATTTTCAGTTCTACTATTTGGATCTGATCATCATTT comes from the Rubripirellula reticaptiva genome and includes:
- a CDS encoding endonuclease/exonuclease/phosphatase family protein, with translation MIDRLAFFTDGVMAVVLLCLCVVAPTAWGQPGVELAKNEQSGIKVMTYNVRYLNKSDGPDVWANRRETVIATITEADIVGLQEPVLKQLDDIKAGAPELQWFGVGRDDGKDGGEFAAIGFRRDRFKAIDQGTLWLSETPEIVGSKGWDAALPRTLTWMLLEDLSNSKQWYILNTHFDHRGSLARENSGKGIAQLVDRKAGKIPVIVMGDLNASVDSVPLKNLRSGSVVPLRDARDQSSLPATGPTGTFNRFEAIEDGRRIDHIMVTDQVNVHSHQTLNPLTPAGRFASDHLPVMIEVSLATEADNAE
- a CDS encoding translation initiation factor, translating into MNEPSSRTPEGIPHRCDVCGIEFRLNRSLAGDACCPNCNALAWPIGEEGHESQRPSIKTSTAKTKEVRIRPESEDMDLGDQLHRVISLLRKQNDVSVSVLFRGRDPEHQVMGKAVLERLVDSLVPEHAFVKTPAHIATRRICCTLSPSKKSGGE
- a CDS encoding DUF3750 domain-containing protein, whose protein sequence is MLEPESKIVLDIWSARIPGYARFAEHHWFIIARPGSVERWEVWQDPNQCDKSWGRLHRNLLRPSAGEGNGRGRMLERLMDELALMLAKRIETSPQKYPWTETYLAFPGQNRITFVQWVLGDTRSCDWLPFCPDRQKSVNSNPKLNI